The Eubacterium ventriosum genome includes the window TGGTTAACCATCTTCTTATAAATACTGAAATAATGTTTTACACGTCCATCTATTGTAGCTTTAATTCCTGCCTTCTCAATATATCCGGCAACTTCAGCTATAAGCTGGCTCATAAATTCTTCTCTATGTTCAAGTCTTAAATGAACACCATCTACCAAATCTTTATATTTCTCAGGTTCTAAATATCTAAGGGCCAAATCGTCTAACTCTATCTTAATCTTAGAAATACCAAGACGGTCTGCAATTGGAGCATAAATCTCCATTGTTTCCTTTGACTTTTCTTTCTGCTTTTCAGGTGTCATATACTGCAAAGTTCTCATATTATGAAGTCTGTCGGCAAGTTTTATAAGAATTACACGAATATCCTTTGCCATGGCAAGAAACATCTTTCTAAGATTTTCTGCCTGCTTTTCTACTTTGTCAGCATCATAGTCTAATTTTGTAAGTTTTGTAACACCATCAACTAAGTCTGTTACTTCCTCTCCAAACTCGCTAATCATCTGCTCCCTTGTAACTTTTGTATCTTCCATTACATCGTGAAGCAATCCTGCCATAATTGATTCTTTATCCAATTCAAGATCAGCAAGAATCAGTGCAGTGTGAATGGGGTGAATTATATAAGGCTCACCTGATTTACGTTTCTGGTCACCGTGAGATTTCTTTGCGAAATTGTAAGCTTTGTCAATTGCACTCAAATCACCTGCTGAAGGATGATATCTTTTAATCTTGTCTATAAGTCTGCTATATAATTCCTCCGGTGTAGCATGTTCTTCTTCTTTCGGTATAACACCATGATTTTCAATTTTTACGTTAATGTTGTTTTTTTCGCCCATAGAGTATCTCCATCAAAAAATTATTTACCTTCGTAAACTACAACTGACTCTACATTATATCCTTCAAGAGCCTTTCTTCCGTTAAGTCCTGCCAATTCAGTTAAGAATAAACATGAAACAACTTCTCCGCCTAAACGCTCAACTAAGTTAATTGCTGCCTTAACTGTTCCACCTGTAGCTATTAAATCATCTACTATAACTACTTTCTGTCCTTCTTTAATGGCATCAGTATGAATTTCTATTTCAGCACTTCCATATTCCAAATCATATGATTCTGAAATTGTTTTCCATGGAAGCTTTCCTTTCTTTCTAATTGGAACAAATGCCTTTTTCATGTCAAATGCAATAGGTGTACCAAACATAAATCCTCTTGCTTCAAGACCAACTATAACATCAAAATCTTTGTCCTTAATCTTATCTTCCATACTTTTAATGGCTAACTGTAATCCTTCAGGATCCTGTGTTACTGTTGTAATGTCTCTGAAAATAATTCCCTGTTTTGGAAAATCAGGAATGCTTCTAATGTACTTTTCTACTGTGCTCATTTTTTCCTCCTAATGTATATGGCTTCTTTAATTATTATATATTTTAAAAAAAGTATGTTTTATACACACTTTAGGTATATAGAAGTATTTTACCCTTATTAGCAAAATCTATCAATAACTATTTGTAAATCTATGTTACCTCTAAACTCATTTATTGTAGGATAAAAGGTTGCCATAAATGTAATTGCATTATTTTGACCAAGTAAAGCTTTATTAATCTCTTCCTGTCCAAATTTTTCCTTAATAAATCCCATAAATTCTTGAGTTCTGTCAAACATTATAGCCGTCATTCTGTAATTTGTACTGTTTTCAATTGTCAATTTCAGCACATTTCCGGCTTTTCCCAATATTTGAAGTTTTTTAATTTTTAAGTTTTTGTCTGCAAAAATAGGCTTCTCGTTTCCTTTTCCAAAAGGTGCAAGTGTTTTTAATTCTTCAACAAGATTCATTGAAATATACTCAATTGGAAGCTGCATGTCTATCCAGACTTTAAGGCATAAATCATCTTCCGTCAAAGTACTGTTCTCGTTTAATCTTTTTCTAAGAAGTTCTATGTTTTCTTTTGGAAGAGACACACCTGCAGCCATTTTGTGGCCACCAAACTTAAGAAACAAATCCTTAACCTTGCAAAGTTCTTCATACATATCATATTCCTCAATAGATCTTCCTGAGCCTTTCACACAATCTTTGGCATCCGTCAGAACTATTACCGGCTTATTACACCTTTCTCTAACTCTTCCTGCAATAATTCCGGCTATACTTTCGTGACAATCTTTTAAATATATTACCAAAACATTATCATCATAGTCTTTTGCTATTTCAATTGCTTTTTTTGTTCCTTCTTCAGTCATAGCTTTTCTTTCGTCATTTAATTCTTTTAATGACGTGGCAAGAATATCAGCTTTTTCCCTATTCGTTTCACTTAAAAGTTCCATGGCTTTCTTAGCTGTATCAAGTCGTCCACTGGCATTTATGCACGGTCCCAAAACAAACCCTATATGGTATGAGTCAATGTTGTTCTTGTCTATTTTGCAGGCATCTATTAATGCATTTAAGCCAACATCTTTGCAGTTCTTTATCATTTTAAGCCCATATTGAACAACCATTCTGTTTTCGCCCTGAAGTTCAACTACGTCACATATAGTTGCCAAAGCAGCATATGGAAGTAACCGGTAAACGTCTCTTTTTGATATGCCATAGGACTCTGTCAGTGCTGAAATTAGTTGAAAGGCAACCATTGCCCCACACAATTCCTTAAAAGGGTATCCACAATCTTTCTGTTTGTGATTAATTACTGCATCAGCTTTTGGAATAATATATTCTCGCCCCTGTTCTGTTTCCGTATATGGAACTTCGTGATGGTCTGTTACAATTATTGTCATTCCAAGGCTTTTAGCATATTCAACCTGATCGTATGCGGCAATTCCGTTGTCACAGGTCAAAATTGTATCTATTCCCTGGTCGAAAGCTTTTTTTATAAGATTCTCGTTAATACCATAGCCATCTTCTATTCTGTGAGGTACAACAACATCAACTACTGCTCCAAGCTTTTTAAGTGATCTATACAAAATATACCCTGAGCAGACACCATCCACATCATAATCACAAATAACTCTTATTCTGTTTCCGGCAGCAATTTTGATTTTTAAAATATCAACTGCTTTATCCATATCTTTAAACATCCATGGTGAACTTAGTCTTTCAATGTCGGGAGAAAGATATTTTTTAATATTTTCATCACCTATAACATTCCTGTTTCTAAGTAATCTTGCCAGAATGGGACTAATGTTAAATTTTCTGCTTATTTCATTGAAATCTGCTTTTTTAGTTTGCAGATACCATCTTTCTTTCATAGTTTCTCCATAAGATTAAGAAACGGTATCACCAATGGCAATACCGTTTTCTAAAATCTAACAATTATTATTTATCAGATTTCTTTCCTTTTAAAACATACCATAATGAACCTGTAATGAATACAGATGAGAATGCACCGGCAATCATACCTGTCATAAGTGGTAATGTAAATTCTCTAATTGATGAAACACCCATGATGAAAATCATAAATACCATTACGAATGTTGTTAAAGTTGTATAGATACTTCTTGTAAGTGTCTGTGTAATACTTCTGTCAACTATTTCAATCATCTTGTCATCACGCTTCATAGCTGCCTTGTTTTCTCTAATTCTGTCAAAGATTACGATTGTAGCATTAATTGAGTAACCTACGATTGTAAGCATACATGCAATAAATGTTGTACCAACTGTAACTCTTGATAATGCATAGAATCCGATAACTATAAGTACGTCGTGGATTAATGCCATAACAGCTGCAAGAGCGAAATGGATGTTCTTAAATCTAATCCAAATGTAGAATAACATACAGATTGTGGCAAGAACTGTTGCGACTACTGCATCACTTCTCATTTCCTTACTTACTGTATCTGAAATCTTAGTATTAGTAAAGTTCTGTTTGTCATCTACTGCCTTGTAATCTTTTACAAGCATATCTTTCATTTCTTCAAATTCATTGTCTTTGAAGTTTCTAGTCTTAATTGTGAAAAGTCCGTCTTTGTTAGTATCTTTCTGTGCCTGAATATCAGTTGAATTTAATAATTTTTCAATTGCAGGTTTAACATTGCTGTTAAATTCATCCATTGTATAGTTTTCACTAAACTGAATTTCTGTAGATGTACCACCCTTAAATTCAATACTATAGTTAAATGCACCACCGTTGTTAGCTGAGTTAAAGATTAATCCACCAATACCAATTGCGATACAAACAATAGCGATTCCAAAGAATACTTTTCTCTTTTCAACAAAATTGATATTCTTTCTTGTCTTTTCTTTTCCGTAGAACTTAGGTGCCTGGAATCCCATATAGTAAAGAATCCATACAAATATTCTTGAAATAACAAGTGATGTGAACAACTGAATTAAAATACCAATTCCTAATGTTGTTGCAAATCCCTGTACTGTACCTGACCCCTTCCAAAGAAGAACCAAAGCTGCGATTAATGTTGTAATGTTACCATCGATAATAGCTGAGGCTGCTTTCTTGAAACCTGTCTTAATAGCTGTTTCTGTTCTTCTGCCGGCAGCAATTTCCTCTCTGATACGTGCGTAAATAATAACGTTAGCATCAACTGCCATACCAATGTTAAGGATAATACCTGCAATACCTGGTAATGTAAGTGTTAAATCAAATCCATTTAATGCAAGTAACATTAATTCTACATATGTAAGTAATGCAAGTCCTGCAGCAAGTCCCGGAATTCTATAAACTATTAACAGGAACAAAATAATGATAATGAAACCAATGATTCCAGCTTTAATACTCTTTGATAATGCATCACTACCAAGCTGAGCACTCTGAACCTTATGACTGATTTCCTTTAATTCTACCTTTAAAGCACCAATTCTAATGTTTGAAGCTAATTCTTCAGCTTCCTTAAGACTCTTCTGTCCGTTAATTTCAGCCTGTCCACCTGTAATAGCTGACTGAATTGTTAGTGCACTTAAAATCTCATCATTATAGATAATGTATGATGACTGTCCAACATACTGAGTTGTCATTTCACCGAAAGCTGTTGTTCCTTTCGAATTAAATTCAAGATTTACAACATATTCTGTCTTTCCTGTATCCTTGTTTTTTGAAGCAACACCCTTAGCGTCTGCCACTTCATTACCTGATAACCAAACTTTGTAATAGTTGTTTCCAACCTTAACATATTCGTGATTATCAATCTGTTCATCTGTTGGTTTGTCTGTTGTTGCTGTACAGAAGTATAAAGCACCCGGCTTACCAAGTTCTTCTACTACTGCATCTGCATCATATTCACCCGGAATATCAACAGTGATTCTATCGTCACCTTCTTTGTAAGCTGTTGCTTCACTACTGAAAGTATGAACTCTGTTTTCAAGTTTCAATCTTGTGTCTTCTAAATCAGTTGCTGTAAAACTTTTAGTCTTGCTATCATCAACCTGATAACTAACGCTTGTACCACCCATTAAGTCCAAGCCCTGTGTTACGTTCTGTGCACTACCTGTATGACGTCCGCCTACACCGAACATAACAACGTAGCCTAAAAATAAGACTACTGCAATAGAGATTATAAAACATATAATACTCTTTGTTTTGTTCATTTTCATTTTCATTTTTTTAATAAACCTCTTTCTCATTATCAGCTAACGCTGCCTTAATCATAATTGAACATTCTACTCTCTTTCTTTCCATTTCACATCCAATCTCATATGCATCATTGATTGTTCCATGAAAATTAAATGAGTTGGCTGCACAACCGCCACTGCAATAAAATCTTGCAAAGCAGTTTTTGCATTTCTCTTTTGAGTATACGTTACAGTTTCCAAATGTTTTTACAAGGTCAGTTCTCTTTATGCCCTCATCAACATTGCCCATTAAAAACTCTTCATTTCCAACGAACTGGTGACATGGATAAAAATCACCCCAAGGTGTTACTGCCAAATACTCTGTACCTGAACCACATCCTGATAATCTCTTGTAAACACAAGGTCCCTGATTTAAATCAATCATAAAGTGGAAGAAATTAAAGCCTCTTCCTTCTTTCTCGCGTTTAATATATTCCAAAGCTAACTTGTCATATTCTTCCATTATCTTTGGCAAATCCTCTTCTCTAATTGAATAAGGATCTTCTTCCGGTCCTACAACCGGCTCGATTGACATCTGCTTAAATCCCAAATCCGCAAAGTGCTTTACATCTTCTGAGAAATCTAAATTGTCTCTTGTAAATGTACCTCTGACATAATAATTGCTCTGATTTCTGCTTTCTGCAAGTTTTTGGAATTTAGGAACTATTAAATCATAGCTTCCCTTTCCTGTTCTAAATGGTCTCATTCTGTCATTAACTTCTTTACGACCATCAAGACTCAAAACAACATTAGACATTTCCTTATTAAGGTATTCCATTATTTCGTCATTTAAAAGCACTCCATTAGTTGTCAAAGTAAATCTAAATTTCTTATGGTTAGATTCTTCAAGTGAACGGCCATATTCTACTAACTGCTTTACAACGTCCCAGTTCATTAATGGTTCGCCACCAAAGAAGTCAACCTCAAGATTTACTCTGCTTCCTGAATTTGCCACAAGGAAATCTAAAGCCTTCTTTCCGACTTCAAAGCTCATCATGGCTCTTCTGCCATGATATTCACCTTCTTCTGCAAAACAATATTTGCAGGCAAGGTTACAGTCGTGGGCAATATGTAAGCATAACGCTTTTACAACTGTCTGTCTCTTATCTTTGAATTCTTCAATAAAAGGCTGATAAATATCTTGAGTAAACAGCTGTCCATCTTCCTTTAATTGATTAACCTCACTAATTGCTTCTTCAATGTCTGCCTTGTCATACTTATCTGACAACTGCTCAACAATCTTTGAGGTTTCTGTATCTTCAAATAATGCAATAACATCATATGTAACATCATCTACTACGTGAACCGCTCCACTTTCAACATCCATTACAATATTGTATCCATTACTCTTATACTGATGAATCACTGTAATATCCTCCTACCATAACGCAGAAAGTGCGCCCATGGCGCTCTTTCCGGTTAAAATTATTTAATTTTTAATTATTTATTTTCGCAAGTCTGGTTTCCTACTGTACATGATGTCTTACATGCTGACTGACATGATGTCTGGCATTCACCACAACCGCCTTTTTTCATAGTTTCCTTTAAAGTCTTTCCTGTTAAAGTTTTAATATGTTTCATAGTTATCCTCCAAAATTAATATACTTTTATGCCTATCTGCACAATTCTTACGCTATTATAACACAATATGGTACAAATTCAAACGTTTTTTTACTATATTCTGTGGTCTGTTTTCCTCATTGAATTTACCCAAGCATTCCACCAAAAGTTCCAAAGCCTAAAGCTACTGCTACTCCTGTGCCAAGTCCAATTGCTCCACCTCCTGTTTCGTCCCTTATTATAAAGGAAATACCCATAATTAGCCCTATATAAATTGCTCCCGCAACAAGCCCCCACAAAAACTTTCTCTTTTGTATATTTTTTCCAAGGATTAAACCTCCTACCAATGAACAAATCCCATAAATTGCTAAAATCATAATTCTGATTATTCCATCTCCTAAAGAAAGTTCAAAAACAATAAATGCAAGAATCACCACAAGCACTGTGCTTAAAATAATTTGAACTAATAATTCTTTTAAAATCAAGCCTGCTATTTTCTTCATAAAAACCTGCAAAATACACTTTCATTCTATATTATTCAGTAATTTCAAAATTAATTACGATTGTTTTTTAATTCTCATTCAACATTTTTATATATATAAAAAGTTTTTCTATCAAAATAAAAAGGAACTGCATCAGCAATAACCAATGCAGTTTCCTGTCAGAACTTTTTTAATTTTTCTATTTTTGCTCTTTGTCCTCATCTTCAGATTTTTCTTCATCTTCCGTTTTTTCCACTTCCGGATCAATCTGAACTTTTACAAGGTCAATTCTCTTTTCATCCATCTTAATTACTGTAAGTTTGCAATTTGATATCTTAACACTATCTCCCTTGTTAGGCAATCTATCAAGATGTTCAATTATCAATCCTCCTAGTGATTCATAATCTTCTGAATCTATGTCTGTTCCCAATTCATCATTGAAATCATCTAAGTTAATTGAACCTTCAACAATATATTCATTGTCTCCGATTTTTCTAACTGCCAATTCTTCCGCCTGGTCAAACTCGTCATGAATATCGCCGATTATTTCTTCGACAATATCTTCCAAAGTTATAAGGCCTTCTGCCTGACCATACTCATCAAGAACGATACACATTCCCGGTTCATTATTTCTCATTTCAATAAGAAGATCATTTAATTCTTCTTTCTCGTGAGTATAATATGGTTCACGCATCAGCTTCTTAATATCAAAATTAGATGCATCCACCTGATTAATAATCATATCTTTTATATTTATAATTCCAACAATATTGTCCGTGTCTTCCTTATAAACAGGAATTCTTGTATATTTGTCTGTTTTGATTACATCTAATAACTGTTCAAAAGTTGTATCAATTGGCACCATGGTTATGTCAACCTTAGGTATCATTATATCCTTTGCGCAGGCATCTCCAAAATCGAACACATTAGTAATCATATCGTATTCATCGTCTTCTATAATGCCCTCTTCCTGACTAACACCAACAATAGTTCTTAATTCATCTTCTGTAATTGATTTTGAGTTTAAGTTTACTTTTACCCTAAAAAGCTTAAGTATTATGTTTGAAAACATATTCAAAATAAAAATAACCGGTGTAAGCACAAACATCAAAATACTAATTGGTTTGGCATATTTTAATGCCATTTCATCTGCGTGCATTGATGCAACTGTTTTTGGAACAATCTCACCAAATATAATAATTAACAAAGTAAGTATTCCAACTCCTACACTGATAAATATGTCACTTAAAAGACTTTGTGTAAAAATAGTCGCAATTGATGAAGCGGCAATATTTACAATGTTATTTCCAATAAGTACCGTGCTAAGCATCTTTCTTGAATTGTTTAGCACATTGTTTAAAACAATAGCTTTCTTATTTTCTTCCTCAACAAGAGTTCTAAGTCTAATCTTGTTAACTGTTGTCAAAGCTGTCTCGGCAGATGAAAAAAATGCCGAAAATAAAAGTAACACTACTAATACACATAGCAATGCTATGTCACTGGGTCCCATATAAATCTCCTTATTGATAATATTTTTCAGGCAAAAGCCTATTTGCATAATTGTACAAAAACATAATATTAAAGTCAAGAATACATAGTAAAGAATATATTAGAATTTTGCAAAATGTTAAGAGTAAAATTTCACTTGTAAGCTCTATTTCAAAGTGTATATTTTGAAATAGCCACCATGCTCCTGCACAGTGGCTTTATTCTCATTCTAAATGTTCTATAATTTTTCCCACAACTTGCCCTGCTTTTCTTCGCAGTACTGGCAACTGTATGTTCCGTTTTCTTTATCTGTTAATACGAAAACATGTTCCAGTTCCTGTTCAATTGAAGTGATACAACGTGGGTTCTTGCAGTGAAGTACGTTTACAATCTTCTTAGGAAGTTTAAGTTCTCTCTTCTCAATTAATTTTCCATCTTTAATAATATCAACTGTAATATTATGATCAATGAAACCTAAAACATCAAAGTCAACAATATCAAGAGGTCCTTCTACTTTGATTATGTCCTTTCTTCCCATTTTTCCGCTTCTGGCATTTTTGATAATTGCCACCTGACAGTCAAGTTCATCAAGGTTAAGGTAATGGTAAATAGCCATTGAACGTCCTGCCTGAATATGATCTAACACAAAACCGTTAAAAATTTCATCTACATTAATCATACCTCTACCTCCAACAATTTTAATATTAATGCCATTCTAACGTAAACGCCATATTGTACCTGTTTAAAGTATGCTGCTCTTGGATCCTTGTCCACTTCTACTGAAATCTCATTTACTCTAGGCAATGGATGAAGCACAAGCATATCATCTTTTGCCATTGACATTTTCTTCTTGTCTAAAATAAAACTATCTTTTAATCTAATATAATCTTCTTCGTTAAAGAAACGTTCTCTCTGAACTCTTGTCATATATAAAATATCAAGTTCACCGATTACATCCTCTAACTTATTTACTTCTTTATATTCAGCTCCAGCCTTCTGTATATTTTCAATGATATATTCCGGAACTTTTAATTCATTAGGCGAAATAAGAACAAATTTAACATTGTCATATCTTAAAAGAGCATTTATAAGTGAATGTACTGTTCTTCCGAATTTCAAATCTCCACATAAACCAATTGTAATGTTATCCAATCTTCCTTTCAAAGATTTAATTGTCATCAAATCAGCTAATGTCTGAGTTGGATGTTGGTGACCACCATCTCCGGCATTAATAACCGGAATTGAAGAATTGTTAGCTGCTACAAGTGCTGCACCTTCCTTCGGGTGACGCATAGCACATATATCTGCATAACATGATATAATTCTAATAGTATCAGCAACACTTTCCCCTTTAGAAGCTGAGCTTGATGATGCCTCCGAAAAACCTAAAACCTGGCCTCCTAAGTTAATCATTGCCGCTTCAAAACTAAGTCGTGTTCTTGTACTTGGCTCATAAAATAATGTTGCTATCTTCTTGCCCTTACAGGCATCCTGATATTTTGTAGGATTCTTTTCGATATCACTTGCAGTTTCAAGCAACTGATCAAGTTCTTCTACCGTAAAATCCAACGGACTAATTAAATGTCTCATTTCATCCTCCATTCTGCTTATGTAAAATTTCAAGGCTTATAATAGAGTCTTGAGCAAATCTGTTTGGTGCAAGTTCTGTTATTACTTTTTTAACAGCAGAACTCCGCCACTGATTTTTGCTATTAGAAATGATACATTATTATAATCAAATATTCAATAGAAAATAACATATAAAATTCACTTTTTTCGAATATTTTTTCTTCTAAAAACTACTTTTTCATAAAATGGTTTTTTATACTTATTTTTTATTTTTTCATATCTGAAAATATGATATACTTATATTGATTTTCTTTTTTTAAAGGAGGTACTCCATGGAAAATATTCAAAAAACAAATGTAGAAACTTCTGCTTATAATAAGCTTAATTTTTATTTAAGACAAATACGATCAAAAACAGATTTCATTCCTGAAACTGCCATAGTTCTTGGTTCAGGTCTTGGAAATTTTTCAGACAAAGTCAAAAAAGTTTGTATCATAAATTATTCTGATATTGAAGACTTCCCTATTAGCACTAACAAAATGCATGCTGGACGTTTTATTTTCGGATATATTGAAAGTAAACCTGTAGTTTTAATGGACGGAAGAATTCACTACTATGAAGGTTATTCAATGGAGCAGGTTGTAACTCCGATTAGAATTATGAAAATGCTTGGTGCAAAGAACCTTATTCTTACTAATGCTGCCGGTGGCATTGACAGCGATTTTAAACCTGGTGACTTAATGGTAATCACAGACCAAATTACTTCTTTTGTTCCATCACCTTTAGTGGGACCAAACATCGAAGAATTAGGCACAAGATTTCCTGACATGACACATGTTTATGCATCCGATTTAATTAATAAGCTTGAATCAATCGGCAAAAAATATAATCTTAATTTAAAGAAAGGCGTTTACTTACAGACAACAGGTCCAAACTATGAAACGCCTTCTGAGATTAGAGCCTATAAAATTCTTGGAGCGAATGCCGTTGGTATGAGCACAGCTTGTGAGGCTATGGTAGCTGTACACTGTGGGATGAAAGTTTGTGGAATAAGTTGTATTACAAACATGGCTGCCGGAATAACAGGCCAACCTTTAGATGATAAAGAAGTTGTTGAAGTTGCCGTTACTGTTGCAGACAAGTTGGAAGCAATTTTGTATAACCTTGTGATTGAAATGTAATAAGTGCGTGATTAGTTTATAATTGAAATGTAATGGAGTATATGATTAATTTGTAATTATTATAATGATTATTGTCTAATCATTATGGATAGCATAAGCAGGTTATAATGTGATTGATATGTTTGATATGACTATTCTATGTTGTACTAGCGCTTTATAAAAATTGTTGTTATTCATTTTATATACGAATAATACGTGTGCTACGACATATTTGTTGTAGCACACGTATTTTTTGTATTTCTTATATTTTTTTCATTTATTTAATTTGGGATTACATGTCATATAACAAAAATTTTATACGGCAAGTATTTTCTCTTGTTTTTAGCGTCATTTATTCTGGAATTACGTGTCACAGGACAAAAATCTTATACGACAAGTATTTTCTCTTGTTTTTAGCGTCATTTATTCTGGAATTACGTGTCACAGGACAAAAATCTTATACGGCAAGTATTTTCTCTTGTTTTTAGCGTCATTTATTCTGGAATTACGTGTCACAGGACAAAAATCTTATACGACAAGTAATTTTTTAATCTTTTATTATAATTTGATTGAAAATTACGTGTCATACAAAAGTAATGACAAATGACACGTAATCACTTGTTATAAAGTCTTATTCTTTCAATAAATTACGTGTCATATAGAAAACCCACTGTGTCACATGTAATTTACATCTATTACAGATTTCTGAATACCAAAACGTTATATCTTCCGTAAATATTTGATTTAAGCTTGTCCTTTCGTTAGCCATTACGAATTTCCTAATCAAAAATATTATAGTTTCCGTAATATAATATATTGAAATATTCTTGTTCTATCGTTGCCCATTACGGAACATAGAAACAAAAATGTTGTAACTTCCGTAATCTACAAATATTCTTGTCATTTTCGAACCAAATTACGGTTTTTACAACAACAAATATCATATTATCCGTAAATAACTAAATAATGTTGCCTATACCAAACCCGGAGCGTGGACACCACCCAGAACAACTTTGTATAAAAAACGAAGGAAGAAATCTTCTTACTTACATATTTCTTCCACGAAATATTTGTGTACCAGCAGGCTGTCATTTAATTCCGGATGAAATGATGTTACCATTTGGTTGTCCTGTACTGCGGCAACTATGTTGCCGTTGCAGGTTGCTATGGCCCTGGCTTTAGGACCGCACTCTGTTATGTACGGTGCTCTGATAAATGTCATCGGAACTTTTCCTATGTTGTCGAAGTTTTCTTCAGAATAGAAACTTCCAAGCTGTCTTCCGTATGCATTTCTTTTGACAGTTATGTCCATTGTTCCAATATGAACTTTTTCATCATTTTCTATTTTGTCAGCCAAAATTATCATTCCGGCACAAGTTCCAAAAACAGGCATTCCATCATTAATCATGTTTTTCAAATCTTCAAGAATATCCAGTTCTCTTAATAGTTTGCCTATTACTGTACTTTCTCCTCCCGGAATAATTATTCCATCCATTTGACCTTCAATATCCTTTTTTTGACGTATTTCAAAAGATTCCACTCCTAATTTTTCAAGGATTTTTTCATGTTCTACGAATGCTCCCTGTAATGCAAGTATACCAATTCGCATATTATTTACCTCTCTCAGCCATAAGAAGTTCAATTTCCTGCTCATTTATTCCAACCATGGCTTCGCCTAAGTCTTCTGATAATTCAGCAAGGATTTTTGCATCGTTAAAGTTTGTTACAGCTTTTACTATAGCTGCTGCTCTCTTCTTAGGATTTCCTGATTTAAAAATACCTGAGCCAACGAATACACCTTCTGCGCCAAGTTGCATCATAAGTGCTGCATCAGCAGGTGTAGCAACTCCGCCCGCTGCAAAGTTAACTACAGGAAGCTTTCCGTTTTCTGCAACATATTTAACCAATTCATAATCTACCTGAAGGTCTTTAGCTGCCTGATATAATTCATCTTTTGAAAGACTTGTAAGTCTTCTGATTTCACTCTGCATACTACGCATATGTGTAACTGCCTGGATTACATCCCCTGTTCCGGGTTCACCTTTTGTACGAATCATTGAAGCTCCTTCGCTGATTCTTCTTAATGCTTCTCCTAAATCTTTTGCTCCACATACGAATGGTACCTGAAATTTAGTTTTATCAATGTGGTATTTACCGTCTGCCGGTGAAAGC containing:
- the pdxS gene encoding pyridoxal 5'-phosphate synthase lyase subunit PdxS: MAENRYELNKNLAQMLKGGVIMDVTTPEQARIAEEAGACAVMALERIPADIRAAGGVSRMSDPKMIKGIQEAVSIPVMAKCRIGHFAEAQILEAIEIDYIDESEVLSPADGKYHIDKTKFQVPFVCGAKDLGEALRRISEGASMIRTKGEPGTGDVIQAVTHMRSMQSEIRRLTSLSKDELYQAAKDLQVDYELVKYVAENGKLPVVNFAAGGVATPADAALMMQLGAEGVFVGSGIFKSGNPKKRAAAIVKAVTNFNDAKILAELSEDLGEAMVGINEQEIELLMAERGK